A single region of the Fibrobacter sp. UWT2 genome encodes:
- the murC gene encoding UDP-N-acetylmuramate--L-alanine ligase: MQINDCKRVRKLHFVGIGGAGMSGIAEVLHDNGFVVSGSDTGESQVIDYLKGLGIKVFSKHEASNVEDTDLVVYSSAVPHDNPELVEARNRRIPVIRRAEMLGELMRMKYTLSIAGTHGKTTTTSIVGQIWEEAGLDPTIIVGGVVKGKGSGAKVGKGDYLIAESDEFDRSFLSMMPSSAIITNIDADHLDTYENIEDIKDAFVQFANKIPFYGQVIVCLDDPNVQQILARLKKPVITYGFSRQAKFRVDNLRFEKGYPVFEILNDGESLGEFKLQIPGRHNVLNATAAVALAIEEGISADIARKACAEFEGVKRRFEFLGEKNDVLVFDDYAHHPTEATATLLGFRDAFPDRRIIVAFQPHLFTRTRDQHDAFGGAFANCDVLLVTDIYASREKPIEGVTGALVSNSASDRGHRDSRFVGDQMNLLPILKKELQPGDVVVLMGAGNIWKLGERILKECL; this comes from the coding sequence ATGCAGATTAATGATTGTAAGCGTGTCCGTAAGCTTCATTTCGTAGGTATCGGTGGTGCCGGTATGTCCGGTATTGCCGAAGTGCTCCACGATAACGGTTTCGTGGTGAGTGGCTCCGATACTGGTGAAAGCCAGGTGATTGATTACCTGAAGGGCCTTGGCATTAAGGTGTTCTCGAAGCACGAAGCCTCTAATGTCGAAGATACGGACTTGGTGGTTTATTCTTCTGCAGTTCCGCACGATAACCCGGAACTGGTCGAAGCCCGCAACCGCCGTATTCCGGTGATTCGCCGCGCTGAAATGCTGGGCGAACTCATGCGTATGAAGTACACGCTTTCGATTGCAGGCACTCATGGCAAGACGACGACTACTTCTATCGTGGGACAGATTTGGGAAGAAGCCGGTCTTGACCCGACCATTATTGTGGGCGGTGTCGTTAAGGGTAAAGGCTCAGGCGCTAAGGTCGGTAAGGGTGATTATCTGATTGCCGAAAGCGACGAATTTGACCGCAGCTTCCTTTCGATGATGCCGTCTTCTGCAATCATCACCAACATTGACGCAGACCACTTGGACACTTACGAAAATATCGAAGACATCAAGGATGCTTTCGTACAGTTCGCCAACAAGATTCCGTTCTACGGTCAGGTGATTGTCTGCTTGGACGATCCGAACGTGCAGCAGATTTTGGCTCGCCTCAAGAAGCCGGTGATTACTTACGGTTTCTCGCGCCAGGCCAAGTTCCGCGTGGACAACCTGCGTTTTGAAAAGGGTTATCCTGTATTTGAAATTTTGAATGACGGCGAAAGCTTGGGTGAATTCAAGCTCCAAATTCCGGGCCGCCACAATGTGCTGAATGCAACTGCCGCCGTGGCCCTCGCGATTGAAGAAGGCATTTCTGCTGATATCGCCCGCAAGGCCTGCGCCGAATTCGAAGGTGTTAAACGCCGCTTTGAATTCCTCGGTGAAAAGAATGACGTCTTGGTCTTTGACGACTACGCTCATCACCCGACCGAAGCAACTGCGACTTTGCTCGGCTTCCGCGATGCATTCCCGGATCGCCGCATTATCGTGGCTTTCCAGCCGCACCTGTTTACGCGTACCCGCGATCAGCACGATGCCTTTGGCGGCGCCTTCGCAAACTGCGACGTGCTCCTGGTGACCGACATTTACGCCTCCCGCGAAAAGCCCATTGAAGGCGTGACGGGTGCGCTGGTGTCTAACAGCGCCTCTGACCGCGGCCATCGTGATTCCCGCTTTGTAGGCGATCAGATGAACCTGCTGCCGATCCTTAAGAAGGAATTGCAGCCGGGCGATGTGGTGGTACTCATGGGTGCTGGCAACATCTGGAAGCTGGGTGAAAGAATTCTGAAGGAATGCCTGTAG
- a CDS encoding cell division protein FtsQ/DivIB, which yields MTGSKTTLLGRRIGTNERLRKEERVRKVKHGFECVWCWFKHRGWILAVILVVLAVLAIHNRFYLQRFNPLELRHLQYVEIEGNRMLSWEDVMQSAQVETGMLMSELNADSVEAALAQLSMILSVKVEKKFPSSLYIKLHETSPVLTVLSEGRATIYSEKGFPLPYSVATAMRLPVMDAASMEHVKSITHFLVEMRNSDAELYERVSQVTWSAEDDCMKVYFRDVGFTTLFKGQESNKGQFTLYKSLENGFAKDLQCAGEVDMRFLGFAYVRNYDKRCING from the coding sequence TTGACTGGAAGTAAAACCACATTGCTTGGCCGCCGAATCGGCACCAACGAGCGCCTGCGCAAAGAGGAACGTGTTCGCAAAGTGAAACACGGGTTTGAATGCGTGTGGTGTTGGTTCAAGCACCGTGGCTGGATTCTGGCTGTGATCTTGGTGGTTCTTGCAGTCCTTGCCATTCACAACCGTTTCTACTTGCAGCGTTTCAATCCGCTGGAACTGCGCCATTTGCAGTATGTGGAAATCGAAGGCAACCGCATGCTTTCTTGGGAAGACGTGATGCAGAGCGCCCAGGTGGAAACGGGCATGCTCATGTCGGAACTGAACGCCGATTCCGTAGAAGCGGCTTTGGCTCAGCTCTCCATGATATTGTCGGTGAAGGTGGAAAAGAAGTTCCCGTCTTCGCTCTATATCAAACTCCACGAAACATCGCCGGTGCTGACGGTACTTTCGGAAGGTCGCGCAACGATTTACTCCGAAAAGGGTTTCCCCTTGCCGTACTCGGTGGCGACTGCCATGAGGCTCCCGGTGATGGATGCTGCGTCAATGGAACATGTGAAATCGATTACCCATTTCTTGGTGGAAATGCGTAATAGCGATGCTGAACTTTATGAACGCGTGTCGCAGGTGACTTGGTCTGCCGAAGACGATTGCATGAAGGTCTATTTCAGGGATGTGGGCTTTACCACGCTCTTTAAAGGCCAGGAATCGAACAAGGGACAGTTTACGCTGTACAAGTCTCTGGAAAACGGATTCGCGAAAGATTTGCAATGTGCCGGTGAAGTCGATATGAGGTTTTTGGGCTTCGCCTATGTAAGAAATTATGATAAGAGGTGCATCAATGGATGA